The window TGGGGCAGAAGCTTGTCCTCCATGTTCAAGCTTCTTCGAATTCTCACCTGAATATTTCCCTTTACAAGGAATGTAAAGCAAGGACCGCTCGTTGGGACAGTATCTAGGCTTAGAGAAGAACGAAGCACATTCACTCTTTGGTCTTTGGTATTTGAGGTCCAAGATACAGTTGTTGTCGACATGGAGAAACCCTTTCTTGATCAGTTTCCTGCACGCCGGTCCGACTTGGGTGAAGTAGTTGTTTGCCAATGACAAGTTCATCAAGCTGGGCAGCTTGCATACCAACTCAGGCACTGCTCCATAGAACTGGTTGTTGTCCAAGACCAGAATCTCCATCTTGGTCAAGCAAGCAAACGACTGCGGAATTGGCCCTGTTAACTGGTTGTAGCTCACATCGAACAACGTTGCCTGGTTAAGTTTTCCGATTTCCATTGGCAAACACCCTGTTAAGCAAGTTTATTAGAGGTTAAATATTTAGTTAAGAACATAAACATTTGTTAAGATTAGGGAGCATATATACCTGAGAGTCTGTTATTGAGGAAGAGGACCTCAAAAAGAGTTTTACTTGCTTTGCCGATGGTTCTTGGGATCGGACCCCAGAACTTGTTGTTGGCAAAAGTGAGATAATGTGCTGTTGAGGAGCCAATAGCATCAGGAATCTTCTCATTGAAGTTGTTGTTGTTGAGGAAGACTACATCAATGTCTTTGTAGAGGAACACTTGGCTTGGAACTGAACCTTGGTAATTATTGAACCGGAGATCCAAGAATGTCAAGTTTGGGGCACTTAGAACTTCATAGGGAAACCCTCCATCTAGCTTGTTGTTACTGAGGTCGAGCTCGTAGAAGTATGGAAGTCTGGATGTACCAATCGGAACTTGGCCTGTGAAATTGTTGGAGTTGGCATGGAAAAACACTAGGTCTGGTAGCTGGTCTAGGAAACCGTCAAGGGGTAGCTTTGTTTCTTTGCCGCCCCATTTGCCAGCCAACTTTCTGCCGTTGAAGTTAACTCCGGCGACTGCGTTTTGGTTATAGACAGGGACAACACCACAGATAAAGCCTGTGAATTTGCAAGGATTATCGCCATTCCATGTGCCTGTGATGTTATCTGGATCCACCCCGATGAGCTTTTGGAACCTTTTAATTACCCTGAGGGCAATTGCAAGTCTCTCGTTCGGTGGTGCCGGAGCGGGTGGTCGTGGCGGTAGTGGTGGTGGTGGGGACGGAGGTAGTGGTGGTGGACGTGGCGGCGGCGGTGGTGGTGGGGACGGAGGTGGTGGTGGTGGAGGTGACGGTGGTGGCGGTGACGGGGATGGTGGCGGTGGGCAAGGAGGAGGGGGAGGGGGAGGGCAGTCTACGTATTCAGGGGAGGGAGCGTATTCGGGGGAGGGAGCGTATTCGGGGGAGGGAGCAGGGGGGCTGTAGCTGCCGCCACCACCACCGATGATTATTTCCAAAGCTTCTCTTTCAGCACATTCAACTACATCATGTTGCAGACACAAATGTAGCAGAAGTAGTGAAAGCAAAACTGAAGCAGAGGAAGAATGTTTGGTACCCATTTTTGCTTACACACATTAGGAATCTCACAGATAATGCCACCTATATATAAGAGAGACGAAGCAAGACTTGAGGGAGAAGAATAGTCAAGGTTCACGAGCCAACAGCTAGAACTAAAACTAGCTCAAG of the Fragaria vesca subsp. vesca linkage group LG6, FraVesHawaii_1.0, whole genome shotgun sequence genome contains:
- the LOC101303150 gene encoding uncharacterized protein LOC101303150 produces the protein MGSIGSSHHEAMEKWHLLRNLATQIERVFVKRTAKEVEHNRFRLKATIKGVRLLANQGQAFRGHDESESSLNDGNFKQVRKSYERMASDDDRVILQNSPRNAKYISLSIQKQLLNILGNRVRQMIREEVDDAKFCILVNVADKEQMFIILRFVDRHSFIQERFLKIVSVSDTTSLTLKLEIVKVLSMFNLQVENMRGQGYDRASNMSGIWNGLHALFLEDCPYAYYLHCFAHRLQLALNGAAKGVHDTYRFFSTLLLVVNFMDSSAKRKGALKAAREDEILNLIALGNLQTVECAEREALEIIIGGGGGSYSPPAPSPEYAPSPEYAPSPEYPPPPPPPRPPPLPPSPPPPLPPRPPAPAPPNERLAIALRVIKRFQKLIGVDPDNITGTWNGDNPCKFTGFICGVVPVYNQNAVAGVNFNGRKLAGKWGGKETKLPLDGFLDQLPDLVFFHANSNNFTGQVPIGTSRLPYFYELDLSNNKLDGGFPYEVLSAPNLTFLDLRFNNYQGSVPSQVFLYKDIDVVFLNNNNFNEKIPDAIGSSTAHYLTFANNKFWGPIPRTIGKASKTLFEVLFLNNRLSGCLPMEIGKLNQATLFDVSYNQLTGPIPQSFACLTKMEILVLDNNQFYGAVPELVCKLPSLMNLSLANNYFTQVGPACRKLIKKGFLHVDNNCILDLKYQRPKSECASFFSKPRYCPNERSLLYIPCKGKYSGENSKKLEHGGQASAPLSYGTLRPHNP